In the Bacillus sp. HSf4 genome, AAGGCGCTCCGCATTGTCAAATCTGCATTTAAGCAGAGAGGACCGATTGACGGCTCATGGATATATACCGTTCCAGAGTCATATACCGTAAACGGAGAAACCGTCATGGTGTATAAAACCGGCATTACCCGTTCCGTTTTTGGAGAGCTTGAGCAATATGAAGTCATGGTTGACGCTCAAACAGGAATGATCGTTGATGTGATTGACACGGCGGCATAAAAAGCTGCGGCAAAAAGGCCGCAGCTTTTTATATAGCGCGAATCGGCCGATAGACAGGATGCCACATAGCGTCCTGCACAGCCTGTATGACATCTTTCGGCTCTTCTTCTGCCACACCGTCCTGAACGGCCGCTTTGATGACCGCCGCTGCAACGGTTGCCGATACCGTCCGCAATTCCTCGACCTGCGGAAGCAACGCGGCACCGGGTCGGCCGGTATCAACCATATTCGCAATCGCTTCAGCGCTTGCGTAAAACATATTGTCGGTAATCCGCCGTGCTTTTGCAACAAGTGTGCCAAGTCCCAGCCCCGGAAAAACAAAAGCATTGTTCGCCTGGCCGATGACATATTCTGTACCGTCATATTCCACTGGATCAAACGGGCTACCGGTGGCTACAAGCGCCCGGCCTTCCGTCCATTTGATCAGGTCGATCGGCTTCGCCTCAGACAGCGGTGTCGGATTAGACATCGGAAATATCGCCGGCCTTTTGACATGAGCCGCCATTTCTTTAACAATTTCTTCGGTGAATGCCCCAGATACGGTCGAAGTACCGATCAAAATTGTAGGCTGAACCTTTTTGACAACTTCAGCCAAATCAATCGTTTGCCCCGGTCCGTTTCGTTCAAACCCCTTGACCTCTTCGGCGGGCCTTGCATACGGCTTTTGCAGTTCCTGCAGATCGTCCATGTCGTCCGTCAGCAGTCCGTTCCGGTCCACACACCAAAAACGGCGGTAGGATTCTTCTTCTGACATCCCTTCCTTCAATAAAGCGGCACGAATCTGCTCGGCATTGCCGATACCGGCGGTACCCGCTCCAAATATGACGATTTTATGGTCTTTCAGCGGCATTTTCGATATTTTGACAGCCGCCAGCACCGCTGCAAGCGTGACAGCGCCCGTTCCTTGGATATCATCATTAAATGTGCATACCTTGTCTTGATATGTTTTTAAAATCCGGCGGGCGTTTTGCGTACCGAAATCCTCCCAGTGCAGTAAGACACCCGGGAAAGTCTCGGTCGCAGTCTGAACATACTGTTCAATAAAGGAATCATAGCGCTCGCCCCTGATTCTAGAATGCTGGTTTCCGACATACAGCGGATCATTGAGAAGCTTTTCCTGATTCGTCCCGGCATCAATCACCACAGGCAGCACCCTGCTTGGATCAATGCCGGCTGCCGCGGTATATACGGCAAGCTTTCCGATAGAAATGGCGATGCCTCCTACACCCCAGTCCCCAATGCCGAGAATTCCTTCGGCATCTGTTGCAACAATCAACTCAATATGCCCCTTTTTGGCCGCCATGTTTTTAAAAGCCGTTTTCATGCCTTCCGGGTCATTGACAGATAAAAACAGGCCCCGCGGCTTTCTGTATTCATGGCTGTAC is a window encoding:
- a CDS encoding NAD-dependent malic enzyme, with protein sequence MSQTKGNEQVIETQLRGFEVLSTPFLNKGVAFTVEERKALGLTGLLPPKVLTLEEQAKRAYQQFRSQPDDLSKNVYLTALHDRNEVLFYRLLNDHMKEMLPIVYTPTVGTAIQQYSHEYRKPRGLFLSVNDPEGMKTAFKNMAAKKGHIELIVATDAEGILGIGDWGVGGIAISIGKLAVYTAAAGIDPSRVLPVVIDAGTNQEKLLNDPLYVGNQHSRIRGERYDSFIEQYVQTATETFPGVLLHWEDFGTQNARRILKTYQDKVCTFNDDIQGTGAVTLAAVLAAVKISKMPLKDHKIVIFGAGTAGIGNAEQIRAALLKEGMSEEESYRRFWCVDRNGLLTDDMDDLQELQKPYARPAEEVKGFERNGPGQTIDLAEVVKKVQPTILIGTSTVSGAFTEEIVKEMAAHVKRPAIFPMSNPTPLSEAKPIDLIKWTEGRALVATGSPFDPVEYDGTEYVIGQANNAFVFPGLGLGTLVAKARRITDNMFYASAEAIANMVDTGRPGAALLPQVEELRTVSATVAAAVIKAAVQDGVAEEEPKDVIQAVQDAMWHPVYRPIRAI